A region of Candidatus Poribacteria bacterium DNA encodes the following proteins:
- a CDS encoding ABC transporter substrate-binding protein — MNVIRIATFAFVFAFVALAVGLSGCDDMAQMVPDDTTMMPEMMDAEIAIGMAVALTGDFAEPYGLPMKRGFELAQEEINMHTKAHITFVPVDAQSTVEGGVAAVQQLVDQGVPAIVGIGISTHLKEAFPIAQENGVVAFSSISAAAGLSSIGDYIFRAGLATNILHPNGVLKTHEQLGYTKVAAIYDAADTYSTSSNEEITKALEASGVEILATETFQSGDTDFSTQLTNIMGMEPEVLFISALAPEMVQIIVQAREIGIPAAVHLIVPDLTADEAQKAGAAAEGAIAFTNWSSTSDAPGNQAFVQNYRAKYGIEPEPWAAQSYATLYILANAIAEAGSTTDAAAIRDALAQTMDFPTILGDFSFDPNGEAMYEPVVLMVKNGELHAFEATAPETVAAEIPIGLVVSLTGKDAEPYGLPMKRGFELAQEEINMHSAMPLTFVPADDQSSEEGAIAAVQQLVDQGVPAIVGIAISDYLEDAFPIAQEHGVVAFSSVSTAAGLSSIGDYVFRTGLAVDIVNPSGVMITHEKLGYEKVALIYDAADTYSTSSNNEIKNALDASGVEILTEETFQTGDTDVTKQLTNIMDLEPDALFISALSVELTQVLIQAGELGIPDTVQLIATDLTAKEIQDAGDAAEGAITFTGWTRLSNIPGNQDFIQKYQAKYGIDPEPWAAQSYATLRILNAAIQKVQSADAAAIRDALAQTMDFPTILGDFSFDPNGEAVYDPIVLKVKDGELQLFE; from the coding sequence ATGAACGTAATAAGAATTGCAACATTCGCGTTTGTATTCGCGTTTGTTGCTTTGGCTGTAGGACTGTCGGGGTGCGACGATATGGCGCAGATGGTGCCTGACGACACAACCATGATGCCTGAAATGATGGATGCAGAGATTGCGATCGGTATGGCGGTAGCGTTGACAGGAGACTTCGCCGAACCCTATGGGCTCCCGATGAAACGCGGCTTTGAGTTGGCACAAGAAGAGATCAATATGCACACTAAGGCGCATATTACATTTGTCCCGGTAGACGCGCAAAGCACTGTAGAAGGCGGAGTCGCCGCTGTCCAGCAATTGGTAGATCAAGGGGTACCCGCCATCGTCGGGATTGGCATCTCAACACATCTCAAAGAGGCGTTTCCGATTGCACAAGAGAATGGCGTCGTCGCTTTTAGTTCGATCTCTGCTGCTGCGGGTTTGAGCTCGATTGGGGATTATATCTTCCGCGCCGGCCTCGCTACGAATATACTGCATCCGAATGGTGTGTTGAAGACGCACGAACAACTCGGCTATACGAAAGTGGCGGCGATATACGATGCCGCGGATACCTATTCCACGAGTAGCAACGAGGAGATCACCAAAGCACTGGAAGCGAGCGGTGTCGAGATCCTGGCAACCGAGACCTTCCAAAGCGGCGATACTGATTTTTCTACACAATTAACCAATATCATGGGTATGGAGCCTGAAGTCCTCTTTATCTCCGCACTTGCACCGGAGATGGTGCAGATTATCGTTCAGGCACGAGAAATCGGTATTCCGGCTGCTGTTCATCTGATTGTTCCCGATTTGACCGCAGACGAGGCACAAAAAGCGGGAGCTGCTGCCGAAGGAGCGATAGCTTTCACGAACTGGTCCAGCACGTCTGATGCCCCGGGAAACCAAGCCTTCGTTCAAAACTATAGAGCGAAATACGGCATCGAACCTGAACCCTGGGCAGCGCAATCCTATGCAACACTCTATATTCTCGCCAACGCTATTGCGGAAGCAGGATCCACCACAGATGCTGCTGCGATTCGCGACGCACTCGCGCAGACGATGGATTTCCCGACAATCTTAGGGGATTTCTCGTTTGACCCCAACGGCGAAGCAATGTATGAACCGGTTGTTCTGATGGTCAAAAACGGGGAACTTCACGCCTTTGAAGCAACAGCACCTGAAACGGTAGCTGCAGAGATTCCGATCGGCCTTGTCGTCTCGCTCACGGGAAAAGATGCCGAACCGTACGGACTCCCAATGAAACGCGGCTTTGAGTTGGCACAGGAAGAGATTAACATGCACAGTGCTATGCCCCTCACGTTCGTCCCCGCAGACGACCAGAGTTCTGAAGAAGGAGCAATCGCAGCCGTGCAGCAACTGGTGGATCAAGGTGTCCCCGCTATCGTTGGAATCGCTATCTCAGATTACCTCGAAGATGCATTTCCGATTGCACAGGAACATGGGGTCGTCGCTTTTAGCTCGGTTTCCACCGCTGCGGGTTTGAGTTCGATTGGGGATTATGTCTTCCGCACCGGGCTCGCCGTAGACATCGTGAATCCGAGTGGTGTGATGATCACGCACGAGAAACTCGGCTATGAAAAAGTGGCACTAATATACGATGCCGCAGATACCTACTCCACAAGTAGCAATAATGAGATAAAGAACGCACTCGATGCCAGCGGAGTCGAGATTCTCACAGAGGAAACCTTCCAAACCGGCGATACTGATGTTACTAAGCAGCTCACCAATATCATGGACCTGGAACCGGACGCACTCTTTATCTCTGCACTTTCAGTAGAACTGACACAGGTTCTCATTCAAGCGGGAGAACTCGGTATCCCCGACACTGTTCAACTGATTGCGACTGATTTAACCGCAAAAGAGATACAGGACGCAGGAGATGCCGCTGAGGGTGCGATCACTTTTACAGGATGGACACGTCTGTCTAATATCCCCGGAAACCAGGATTTCATCCAGAAATATCAGGCGAAATACGGCATCGACCCCGAACCCTGGGCAGCGCAGTCTTATGCAA